gtccgcacatggagtgtgataaatcagggcgagttaaccctgacggattattgcaaatgttgtagcacaaatgtacgacctctacagagtgtgaaactattcgaatagccgcgtccacggttatggacggttggaaaggccatactgttccgtcatcagatcattttcaaaatgtgacatgtgaagggtgaatggtgatttgaacttgaaaaggtgaatgttgacttgaatcacaacagagttgtgggaatgacactaatgttcccacttgagttaattagcaaatgaagaggcttttcctaaatgtttgtgaactaaaattggctttatgcaaataaacttagagcttagcacccccttactatagttgatagtacctacactagtattagtttgcgagtactttaaagtactcatggctttgtccctggctattcaaatgaccaggctatgaagaggagtactagAATCAGTACaatgaagatggacagcaggacgtctacgacaactaggaccactcctgacgtcaacagttgcctgtggaacagatggaccacgaccgctacttcgcttccgctttgtgttttgtaattggatctctagatccactatgttgtaagactggatcatgtgatcctctattgtaagacgattatggtatgtaatgaatgatgtgttgtgatatcaatctattatgtctcgcaaaaacaatattcctgggattgcgatgaatggcataataggcatctggacttaaaaatccgggtgttgacactgggTGGTGTAAAATCAATACGGATGGAGCTTTTCGCCAAGCTAAAGGCAACGGAGGTGGGGGACGTGGTCGTTCGTGACCACCATGGCGGCTTCATTGCTGGGGCATGCCATTTTTCACCCATGTAGTAGATGCGGAGGTGGCTGAGCTCCTGGGATGTCGAAGAGGGTTACTTCTGGCACGGGAACTGCAGGTGTCGAAAGTGGAGCTGGAGACGGACAGTACGGTGATGGTGTTGAAACTGCGGCAGAAGGACAAGGATAGATCTTTCCATGGTCCTTTGGTGGAAGAGGTTAAGGAACTCCTAGGCGGATTTGATGAAATCACTGTGCGGGCAGTGCGTCAAACGACAAATGTTGTTGCTCATGTGTTAGCTAAGGAGGGCTGCGAAAATAAATTGTCTAGGTCTTGGCTTGGTGTTCCACCGGCTGTTATTGTAAACTCTTTGGATTCCGATGTTTCAGTGATTTAATAGATCGCAGCTATCTTTTCTCAAAAAAAAGGGCTCAGTTTTTAAAAACTCACTTACGGGCTGACGTGGTGATTAGTCCTAAAACCATGTTCCTAAACTAAGGGAAGGAAACCAGATATCCACCATCTAGGTGCCACCACGAGGTTCTTCAGTAGAACTGCTTGTAACAAGAAATTCTGTAGGTTCAGCATTACTAGTAAAAATTTGTCTACTTCTTCGTCCACCATGTCATCCGCAATGGAAGAAAAATCTACGTACTACCTAATTTTTTATGTCTATGTTGGCTACCTAATGATTTATATGCATGTTGTCTCTTGGTACAAACTTGAAGTTTTCTTGTTGGCTAGTTACTTGATATAATTTGCATCGATGTGCCGCAATGTGATCAATTATGTATTGTGTGATGTGAATAATGTATCTACGATTGATGAGCGTGAATCTTAACTGATAACTAGGTTATTTGCAGCAATTTGAAATATCCTGAAATAGGTCCCTGTGCATGTCAAATCCGCGCGTGAGGAGCTCTGCGCGAGGCAGACACGGCGGGCGGCGGTACTCTTTGGGGCGTTAGGGACTCGGTCCGACGACGGCGGCAGGGCATGGCGGTGACAGCTccaggtggaggcggtggcgggtGCGGTGTGAGGCTAAGGTAGGCGGCAGAGAGCGCGGCAGCGGAGGGGGTTGGCTGGCGGCGCAGATTGGGTTAGATGGGTCCCAATCTAGGCCTTGCGGGCCCTATCCTGGGCCAAGTGGGCCTTAGTAGGGCCACCACCCGCGAGGCTCTCTCCAGGTTGCACCGCTGCTGGCTCTAGGTATAGGCCAGGCGGGCCTAGATCTGGCGACCGTGGAAGCTGTGCGTGCGACCCATCTGTTGCTCGGGAAGGTCGTTGGGATGTTCTTGCTCGCGTTCAAAGGCGATTTCTTGGATGCCGACAAAGTCACGGGCTTGATCGGCGGCGTGGCAGCGTTGTTAACGGTGCAGCTATGTCCCCGGGTGTTGCAGTGGGGGTGCTCCTTTGCGGCGGTGTGCGGTCTCGGCCGGGGACGTCATGCGAGGAGTGAGGTCGCGGTGACGAAGCTCTTGGTGTCTGCCTAACACATGGTGGTTTGGTCGGTGGCGGCAAGGGTTGGCTCGGCACGGATTTGCAGATGGATGGCATCGGCGGAGTGGGCTTAGCAGCGCGGCGGCACGACTAATGGGGCTTGATATCGGGGTCTGGTAGGTGGTCATGCCTGATCTAGGCCTAATTGGCAGTGCTACTGCATCCGGACGGCGGGCACCTTGTTTGGCGGAGGGTTGATCCCTCCCCTAGCTAGCATTGGTCCTGATGGCTGCTGGCTATGGTGTCGGCCTACCCTTTCCAATCCGCCAGAGTTGCCGTGTGTTGGCCAAGCCATGGATGCCGGGGCGGCAGCCCCGGAAGGCCGACTGCACTGTTGGCTCAATGGAGGGCAACGTTGCGGTAGCGGTAGTCTCACTCTTCGGTCATGGGGGTGGCGTGGAGCGAACGATGGGGGATCCTAGGGTTGGCGGCGCTTCGACTTTGGTAGCTCCCAGATCTTGTTTCGGAAACCTACCTCAGGGGCAGCGGGCAGCTGAGTTTCTCGAGTGTGGTGTGAGGATGCTTTCGGGCGAAAGCTCACCACCTCGACGCTAGTGATGGCGATGCATGCGGGTGTCGTAACCCTCATGGGAGCGTCGTTGTTGGTATCCTCCCTGCGGGGCTGCTtcgggtgaaaaccctagaccttGCGGTATCGACTATGGCGGCATAATGCGTCGTTACCCTCTTGGGGGGCGTCGTTGTGGAGCTCTGACGCAACTTGGCCCAACTTGAATGTCGTGGCAAGTTTTGGTTTTCTATGTTCTTTTTTGTGTATTCTTTGATTTTGTTTTGTAAGAGGTTTTACTCATCACCTTGTATCGGTTTGACCGTtgcggctttatttataaagcggggtaATGCCTATTTCGAGACGTGGGTCAAATCATTGCACACGATTAAGGGGgtgtttgttgtggctttttttggcttttggctttggcaaaagccaccaaaagcacctatttttttggcttttggattttggaagccaaaaaaagcacctaaacaggcttccaaaatccaaaagccaaaaaaagcacctatttaggtgcttttggtggcttttgccaaagccaaaagccaaaaaaagccacaacaaacacCCCCTAAACATAACTAGCCGTGTGCAATGGTCCCTAGAACGAAATGACTAAAGACTCCATCCTAAGCGATATGGCCCAAACACACATGCTTAAATATGTATAATCGTGTGTGTTAGGCTAGGAATGCAAAAGATTGGAGTTCTGGAATCATGGGCGATGGGGTGTCATCGCACGCGCTAGTTTCTAGGAAAATGTGTGCGATTGCCCCTATCACAAACAGATTTATTAACCTATTTGTGTAATTTTCTTCTACTTGCACCTATCCTCTCTTAGCGATGGTTGGATAATTCGTGTGCTATGCATATTGTGTGATATGTTCCAATGCTGCTAAGTTCATTTCGTCCTCTCTACCACAGTACGTACTGATGAAAAGCCTCCGAAAAAACCTCAGAATTGAAGACCTGGTGATGTACCTAAAGCATCATGCACCAAGGTTACCTTTTTTGGTTGACTGCACCAGCAGACAATGCGGTTGATTAGGGTTTGTCCAGTTCGGGCGTAACCTTAACCCGACATATGCATGTACCCTGTTGTCTGCTTCTCGAATCTCAATCACATGCCTTGAACGCCACTAACTTGTATCACAACGCAAACTTGTCGCTCGTGTAAGGAGACATATCATGAGAATCTGTTTCATCTATATATAGTTCTGAATTTCATAATAAACAAATAAACTTTACCTTAATTACCAACATATACAGCTGGATCCATTTTAAGTACCCACTGAACGACTGAAATTCAGGAGTGTCTAGCAGCGAAACCAAACGGCACGACGGTGCAAAGCATTCCATCATACGCACCACAAACATGCAAAGGCTCCCGCCATCTATATAAGCAGTGGTATGCGTCTCACAAGTGGGAAGAGAACCACACTGAGCCAGCCAAGAGCTTGCAGTGAGTAGCGAGAATGGGTGGCAAAGCCGCTCTCCTGGTCGCCCTCCTGGCCGCGAGCCTGGTCTTGGAGATCCAGGCGGACAGCGGCTACGGCGGTGGGAGCTTCCCCACCCCGACGCCGTTCACCCCGTCGCGCAAGCACCACAAGCGCAGGCCGCCACCCAAGGGGCACAAGCCACCGCCGCGCTCCCACAGCCCCCCTGGGCCCATCGATCCCACGCCCACGCCTCCGGCGCCAATGCCACCACCACCAGAACCCTCGCCACCTGCGTTCACCCCGTCCCCGGAGCCGTCTCCGGCCACTACCGAGTCTGCCGCCGACGAAGAACCGGGCGCTGAAGCTGAAGAGATCCAGGCGGGCAGTGGCTACGTCGGCGGGTACATCTACATCCCCATCCCGACGCCGGTCACGGCGCTCAACAAGCACCGCAACCACAGGCCACCCAGGCGGCACAAGCCACCG
This region of Lolium perenne isolate Kyuss_39 chromosome 2, Kyuss_2.0, whole genome shotgun sequence genomic DNA includes:
- the LOC127333887 gene encoding uncharacterized protein yields the protein MGGKAALLVALLAASLVLEIQADSGYGGGSFPTPTPFTPSRKHHKRRPPPKGHKPPPRSHSPPGPIDPTPTPPAPMPPPPEPSPPAFTPSPEPSPATTESAADEEPGAEAEEIQAGSGYVGGYIYIPIPTPVTALNKHRNHRPPRRHKPPPGSHRPPAPTPPTPAPPTPPEPSPPTYTPSPEPSPSTTEPAADEQLVAEQDIVGEQVSHPSATPPAYEPELPSTPTGRAFKPNI